A stretch of the Spirochaetota bacterium genome encodes the following:
- a CDS encoding LamG-like jellyroll fold domain-containing protein: MKRILFTAMFSIAAYGDALHFPFNEKSGESAKDAGGITASVPDAWETGAFGGAVRLSGESADVVRIAVPREKQIGTGSMTIACWIYPDTFAIEAKDKRRRIFNIIDEWPNQYMVVEVKDNGSLGMSFGSRLADGKYSSGGVSAKLPIKTGTWTHIAFALDREAKRLRVYINGALDNEGALADTFTGDFRSDKPVTIGSSWQGFIGVVDEFRYFQSAVDAGALRTIYDSEKANYTGVLIVKAPAKNVPTVLPAERSGPPLIFYVSPSGADDAGGTAPDSDGKNGPFRTLAKAAAMLKAGDVLMLREGVYRETLEILRSGRPGEIIAVSNYNGEKAVISGADIIKGFERDDGNIHAVSVDLPLDDQNQIFAGGEMMIEARWPNTTNTFLHPVRAHMASGSVSNRIVDPDIPGGDDAWKGARIWCAGGAAWYFWNETVNGYDASQHAISFNAIKGHNDFYWPRKGNEYVLMGVRSALDSRGEWFYDRKAKRLFFWPMHDNDPSSIIIEAKKRILAVRVNASFVRIEGIAVHAGGMLITEASSNVVLKRLTGTFLGHSYDRDVSGTGAVVMRGSNIALVDSEFSLASGSLVSVYGIDNKVINCFIHDGNYAGKWGGAVTLAGRRVIFAHNTVCDAGRDIISVGGLTESIVEHNDLYRAGWLTHDLGMTYGHTTDFQNTVFRYNLVHDNMAAKTAMGIYFDHVTMNVIVHNNAVWNVGLDPLRINNPSYNCLVFNNTAYKAGDVGTFDHSKRNDLYGCRYYNNIVPKDMKLPKHVFTAGNISTAESDVKFRDAEGGDLTLMDGSPAFGKAFRDAGLGSDVGAFSAGTAWHAGHDFSKSAPRLSYEAPDVPYMNLVKNSCFEYGLEQWTKIGDGVKTSLGNGWGNGYGRGAPEPTGTCRGELELSGLSGVEQTVRGLFPDTEYTLYGWMKASPGETGTVSVRDHGGQTASSSVQATNWTRVFVEFRTGAATTAVIAIKKTSSGSGFVRADTFGLPKKPKGSSWERPPLDMSLGGAAKAAPIPPPFIAARVKIEPVIDGTIRAGEWPENAVRIEQNPNREFLGTAPASARICHDGETLFIAVTVPVKVDVKRGSTWGKDDGAEICFIDAKGAAPTASFVVHGFAGGGSESLASGGVSADAAKRLGDKVRYTARIEVNAWTGEWAIPFSPADIAANGGLKLAFNICVHRTETREWMLWVGSLGAAYQLENGGTIILE; encoded by the coding sequence ATGAAACGCATCCTTTTTACAGCGATGTTCTCCATCGCAGCGTACGGCGATGCACTGCATTTTCCCTTCAATGAAAAGAGCGGTGAAAGCGCGAAGGATGCAGGCGGCATCACCGCATCGGTACCTGATGCATGGGAGACCGGCGCGTTCGGCGGCGCGGTGCGTCTCTCCGGCGAGAGCGCCGATGTGGTCCGCATAGCCGTCCCCCGTGAAAAACAGATAGGCACCGGCAGCATGACCATAGCATGCTGGATATATCCCGACACGTTCGCCATCGAAGCGAAGGATAAACGGCGGCGCATCTTTAATATCATCGATGAGTGGCCGAACCAGTACATGGTCGTCGAGGTGAAGGATAATGGTTCGCTCGGCATGTCGTTCGGGTCGAGATTGGCCGACGGGAAATATTCCTCGGGCGGCGTGAGCGCGAAACTTCCGATAAAGACCGGCACGTGGACGCATATCGCATTTGCGCTCGACCGCGAGGCGAAACGTCTGCGTGTGTATATCAACGGTGCGCTCGACAATGAAGGAGCGCTCGCGGATACGTTCACCGGCGATTTCAGGAGCGATAAGCCCGTTACCATCGGCTCCTCCTGGCAGGGTTTCATCGGCGTTGTCGATGAGTTCCGGTATTTTCAAAGCGCTGTCGATGCTGGTGCGCTGAGAACGATATACGATTCGGAGAAAGCGAATTACACGGGCGTGCTCATAGTAAAAGCCCCGGCAAAGAATGTCCCGACCGTGCTTCCCGCCGAACGCTCGGGACCGCCGCTCATCTTCTACGTATCGCCGTCAGGCGCGGATGATGCAGGCGGAACGGCGCCCGACAGCGACGGAAAGAACGGCCCGTTCAGGACGCTCGCAAAAGCGGCAGCCATGCTCAAGGCGGGCGATGTGCTCATGCTCCGCGAAGGCGTGTACCGCGAAACGCTCGAGATACTCCGTTCCGGCAGACCGGGCGAGATCATTGCAGTGAGCAATTACAATGGAGAGAAGGCCGTCATAAGCGGCGCAGATATCATCAAGGGATTCGAACGTGATGACGGGAACATCCATGCTGTGTCCGTGGACCTTCCGCTCGACGATCAGAACCAGATCTTCGCCGGCGGCGAGATGATGATAGAAGCACGCTGGCCCAACACAACAAACACCTTCCTTCACCCGGTGCGTGCGCATATGGCGTCGGGAAGCGTATCGAACCGCATCGTTGACCCTGACATCCCGGGAGGCGATGATGCGTGGAAGGGTGCGCGCATCTGGTGTGCGGGCGGTGCGGCATGGTATTTTTGGAACGAGACGGTCAATGGATACGATGCGTCGCAGCATGCGATATCGTTCAATGCGATAAAAGGCCACAACGATTTCTACTGGCCGCGCAAGGGCAATGAATATGTGCTCATGGGCGTCCGCTCCGCGCTCGACAGCCGCGGCGAATGGTTCTATGACAGAAAAGCGAAGCGTCTCTTCTTCTGGCCGATGCATGATAACGACCCGTCATCGATCATTATCGAGGCGAAAAAGCGTATACTCGCGGTGCGCGTTAACGCATCGTTCGTGCGTATCGAAGGTATAGCGGTGCATGCGGGCGGTATGCTGATAACCGAGGCGTCATCGAATGTCGTGCTCAAACGGCTTACGGGTACGTTCCTCGGCCACTCGTATGACCGCGATGTGAGCGGCACGGGCGCCGTGGTGATGCGCGGAAGCAACATCGCCCTTGTCGATTCGGAATTCTCGCTCGCATCGGGGAGCCTTGTCTCCGTGTACGGCATCGACAATAAGGTCATCAACTGCTTTATCCACGACGGTAATTATGCCGGCAAATGGGGCGGCGCGGTCACGCTCGCAGGAAGGCGCGTCATCTTCGCGCACAACACGGTATGCGATGCGGGACGAGACATCATCTCCGTGGGCGGTCTCACCGAATCCATCGTCGAGCACAACGACCTCTACCGCGCGGGGTGGCTCACACACGATCTCGGTATGACCTACGGGCACACGACGGATTTTCAGAACACCGTGTTCCGCTATAATCTTGTCCATGACAACATGGCGGCCAAGACCGCGATGGGCATCTATTTCGATCACGTGACGATGAACGTCATTGTGCATAACAACGCCGTGTGGAACGTGGGGCTCGACCCCCTGCGTATCAATAATCCGAGCTATAACTGTCTCGTTTTCAACAATACCGCGTATAAAGCGGGCGATGTCGGCACGTTCGATCACAGTAAACGCAATGACCTCTACGGCTGCCGCTACTACAATAATATCGTCCCGAAGGACATGAAACTCCCGAAGCATGTGTTCACTGCAGGGAATATCAGTACCGCGGAAAGCGATGTGAAATTCCGCGATGCCGAGGGCGGCGATCTTACGCTCATGGACGGCTCACCCGCGTTCGGCAAAGCATTCCGCGATGCCGGTCTGGGGAGCGATGTCGGTGCATTTTCTGCCGGTACTGCGTGGCATGCCGGGCATGACTTCTCGAAAAGCGCTCCTCGCCTGTCCTATGAAGCTCCCGATGTACCCTACATGAATCTCGTGAAGAATTCCTGTTTCGAATACGGGCTTGAGCAGTGGACGAAGATCGGCGACGGCGTGAAGACATCACTTGGCAACGGCTGGGGCAATGGATACGGCAGGGGCGCCCCGGAGCCGACGGGGACATGCCGCGGGGAACTTGAGCTATCCGGACTAAGCGGCGTCGAGCAGACGGTGCGCGGCCTTTTTCCCGATACGGAATATACGCTGTACGGCTGGATGAAAGCATCCCCCGGCGAGACGGGCACGGTGAGCGTACGCGATCACGGCGGACAGACGGCGTCATCATCGGTGCAGGCGACGAATTGGACGCGTGTGTTCGTCGAATTCAGGACCGGCGCGGCGACAACAGCGGTCATTGCAATAAAGAAGACATCGTCGGGCAGCGGCTTCGTCCGTGCCGATACGTTCGGGCTGCCGAAAAAGCCCAAGGGGAGCTCGTGGGAACGCCCGCCCCTCGATATGTCGCTCGGCGGTGCGGCAAAGGCCGCTCCGATACCACCCCCGTTCATCGCAGCGCGCGTGAAAATAGAACCCGTCATCGACGGCACTATCCGTGCGGGTGAATGGCCGGAGAATGCCGTACGCATTGAGCAGAACCCGAACCGTGAATTCCTCGGCACAGCACCGGCATCGGCGCGCATCTGTCATGACGGGGAAACGCTCTTTATCGCCGTGACGGTGCCGGTCAAAGTCGATGTGAAACGGGGAAGCACGTGGGGAAAGGACGACGGCGCGGAGATATGCTTCATCGATGCGAAGGGTGCAGCACCCACGGCTAGCTTCGTGGTGCACGGCTTTGCCGGCGGCGGAAGCGAAAGCCTTGCGAGCGGCGGCGTATCCGCTGACGCGGCGAAGCGTCTCGGCGACAAGGTTCGCTATACTGCGCGTATCGAAGTGAACGCGTGGACGGGAGAATGGGCGATACCGTTCTCGCCGGCGGATATCGCGGCGAACGGCGGGCTTAAGCTCGCGTTCAATATATGCGTGCATCGGACGGAGACACGAGAATGGATGCTCTGGGTAGGATCGCTCGGGGCTGCGTATCAGCTTGAGAACGGCGGAACGATAATCCTCGAATAG
- a CDS encoding LamG-like jellyroll fold domain-containing protein, with protein MKRLIALVCAAMAFASDEGLLLHWKFDEGKGSAKDSSPNGLNGTIAGKYVRVGKGYALSLSGDSKNGVLVVPPADKQFGRSSISYDLWVRPAAFAKQRRLIEFGKCFPAYYLTSDVSETGSFSFGGAAKNESGKYIGAGAGAETKLTVGAWTHIAGVFDRESKAVKIFVNGKLEGKSAIPDAFNNTDLSCEKGIGVGLWQAFDGAIDEMRVFLRTLTDEEIVARYAETKGAYESTGDVMKLIKASSQYFVSPEGNDDWSGTIASPSKDGKDGPFATLDGARDTIRALKTKGQLPAGTLTVDIRRGTYARTESFTLTAADSGTKDAPIVYRAAKGDDVRIIGGTMIAPKAFTPLTDDALLSRLDASARGQVRVLDLKANDVDDTGQFLTRFIGFPSVSELYFNDKRMTLARWPNNAWTTIKRIIDSGTTPQGPEKDRRGGTFTYDGDRPSRWNTENGVWLQGYWCFDWADEVIKVRSIDTEKSEIALSQPHNYTIRQGNPSPRRYYAVNVFEELDSPGEYYIDRTAGKLFFWPPEMKDNSRIVISTLNEPIVAFREASHVTLRGVTVEAGISDGIFVTGGSGVRIEGCTVRNVRTIGIRIDGGTSHTIYTCDVHDIGSGGIILGGGDRTNLIPAGHEAVNNHIWGFARHKLCYANGIGFAGVGNRAANNIIHDAPHQAIGVSGNDHVFENNIIYDVCMASDDAGAFYKGRNPSCRNNMIRNNFWHHIGSPMGHGNAAIYFDDGDGGDFVIGNIFLRCGDPGKGSFGTVFNHGGHDNTAENNIFIECKRPLGSAPWNDKRWKDYVNAELWQTRLTKDVDIRKPPYTTRYPLLEGFMDPQPGQIRSNHSSKNVLVMCADVKSGNWEFDSNENIITESDPGFVNAAKGDFRLKPDSIVYKTLPDFKPIPFEKIGPFADALRPSVPKAVWNYPPPKQLPPLKSAASTATVKDGPMPEFTAKRTSSSITADGTIDASEWGDDVLVLAQNYNGAKADRQSRAWIRYDDTRIYIAVESDIQPGTKLDGNSWGRNDAVEISLRALRGKDRTPITVFRGFGNGYLQFGATKNASDEPDYTDPHGAVFKAARKDERTWCAEFSLPFALFDIDPAKDVRCAFNITVRKTADDLWLMWEGTRGNSFNVDNAGVLNFK; from the coding sequence ATGAAGAGATTGATAGCGCTCGTATGTGCGGCGATGGCGTTCGCCTCCGATGAGGGGCTTCTGCTCCATTGGAAATTTGACGAGGGAAAAGGTTCGGCGAAGGACAGCTCTCCGAACGGCCTCAACGGCACGATAGCGGGTAAATACGTCCGCGTCGGGAAAGGGTATGCGCTCTCGCTTTCCGGCGACTCGAAGAACGGCGTTCTCGTCGTCCCCCCGGCGGATAAACAATTCGGACGCAGCAGCATATCGTACGACCTCTGGGTACGGCCTGCCGCGTTCGCGAAACAGCGGCGTCTCATCGAGTTTGGCAAATGTTTCCCCGCGTACTATCTCACCTCCGATGTGAGCGAGACCGGCAGTTTCAGTTTCGGCGGCGCGGCGAAGAACGAGTCGGGCAAATACATCGGCGCAGGGGCAGGTGCAGAGACGAAGCTTACTGTCGGCGCCTGGACGCATATCGCCGGCGTATTCGACCGCGAAAGCAAGGCGGTGAAGATATTTGTGAACGGAAAACTCGAAGGGAAGAGCGCGATACCTGATGCGTTCAACAATACCGATCTCTCCTGCGAGAAAGGCATCGGCGTGGGCCTCTGGCAGGCGTTCGACGGCGCCATTGATGAGATGCGTGTATTTCTCCGCACGCTCACGGATGAAGAGATAGTAGCGCGGTATGCCGAGACGAAAGGCGCGTACGAAAGCACGGGGGACGTCATGAAGCTGATAAAGGCATCATCGCAGTATTTCGTTTCGCCCGAAGGGAATGATGACTGGAGCGGCACTATCGCTTCCCCGTCAAAGGACGGTAAGGACGGCCCGTTCGCAACGCTTGACGGCGCACGCGATACGATACGCGCCCTCAAGACAAAGGGGCAATTGCCCGCCGGGACCCTTACTGTCGATATCCGCCGCGGGACCTATGCCCGCACAGAATCGTTCACACTGACCGCCGCAGATTCCGGTACGAAGGATGCGCCGATCGTATACCGCGCGGCAAAAGGCGATGATGTGCGTATCATCGGCGGCACAATGATAGCGCCGAAGGCGTTCACGCCGCTCACCGATGATGCCCTTCTTTCGCGGCTTGACGCATCAGCTCGCGGTCAGGTGCGTGTGCTCGATCTCAAGGCGAACGATGTCGACGATACGGGGCAATTTCTCACGCGCTTCATCGGTTTCCCGAGCGTGTCGGAGCTTTACTTCAATGACAAACGCATGACACTCGCCCGCTGGCCCAACAATGCATGGACGACGATAAAACGCATCATCGATTCCGGCACGACGCCGCAAGGCCCCGAAAAAGACCGGCGCGGCGGTACGTTCACGTACGACGGCGATCGCCCGTCGCGATGGAACACGGAGAACGGCGTGTGGCTTCAGGGCTACTGGTGCTTCGACTGGGCAGATGAAGTGATAAAGGTCCGGTCTATCGATACGGAGAAAAGTGAGATAGCGCTCTCGCAGCCGCATAATTATACCATCAGGCAGGGTAATCCCTCGCCGCGGCGCTACTATGCGGTGAACGTATTCGAGGAACTCGACAGCCCCGGTGAATATTACATCGACCGTACCGCCGGGAAGCTTTTCTTCTGGCCGCCGGAGATGAAGGATAATTCGCGCATCGTGATCTCCACGCTCAATGAACCCATCGTTGCGTTCCGCGAGGCATCGCACGTGACGCTTCGCGGCGTTACCGTGGAAGCGGGCATCAGCGACGGTATATTTGTCACCGGCGGGAGCGGTGTACGCATCGAGGGATGCACGGTGCGCAATGTGCGCACTATCGGCATACGCATCGACGGGGGGACGTCCCACACGATATACACCTGCGATGTGCACGATATCGGTTCGGGCGGCATCATACTGGGCGGGGGCGACCGTACGAATCTCATACCCGCGGGTCATGAGGCGGTGAATAATCATATCTGGGGTTTCGCGCGGCACAAGCTCTGCTATGCCAACGGCATCGGCTTCGCCGGCGTGGGCAATCGCGCGGCGAACAATATCATACACGATGCGCCGCATCAGGCCATCGGCGTTTCGGGCAACGATCATGTCTTTGAGAACAACATCATCTACGATGTGTGCATGGCGAGCGATGACGCGGGCGCGTTCTATAAAGGACGCAATCCGTCCTGCCGCAACAATATGATACGCAATAATTTCTGGCATCATATCGGAAGCCCCATGGGGCACGGCAACGCCGCCATTTACTTCGACGACGGCGACGGGGGCGACTTCGTCATCGGCAATATATTCCTCCGCTGCGGCGACCCGGGAAAGGGCTCCTTTGGCACCGTGTTCAATCATGGCGGGCACGATAATACCGCGGAGAACAATATCTTCATCGAATGCAAGCGGCCGCTCGGTTCCGCTCCGTGGAATGACAAGCGCTGGAAGGATTATGTGAATGCTGAGCTCTGGCAGACGCGGCTTACGAAGGATGTCGACATAAGGAAGCCCCCGTACACAACACGGTATCCGCTCCTTGAAGGCTTCATGGACCCCCAGCCCGGACAGATACGGAGCAATCATTCGTCGAAGAACGTGCTTGTCATGTGCGCCGATGTGAAGAGCGGCAACTGGGAATTCGACTCGAACGAGAACATCATCACCGAAAGTGATCCGGGATTCGTGAACGCGGCGAAGGGGGATTTCCGGCTAAAGCCCGACTCCATCGTGTATAAGACGCTCCCCGATTTCAAGCCGATACCCTTCGAGAAAATAGGACCGTTCGCCGATGCGCTCAGGCCCTCCGTGCCGAAGGCAGTGTGGAATTATCCGCCGCCCAAGCAGCTCCCGCCGCTCAAGTCGGCCGCGTCGACAGCGACGGTGAAAGATGGACCCATGCCCGAGTTCACGGCGAAACGAACATCATCTTCCATAACGGCTGACGGAACTATCGATGCATCAGAATGGGGTGATGATGTCCTCGTGCTTGCACAGAACTACAACGGCGCTAAAGCGGATCGTCAGAGCCGCGCATGGATACGCTACGATGATACGCGCATCTACATAGCCGTCGAAAGCGATATTCAGCCGGGCACGAAGCTTGACGGCAATTCGTGGGGAAGGAACGATGCTGTCGAGATATCGCTCCGCGCTCTCCGCGGCAAGGACAGAACGCCCATAACCGTGTTCCGCGGTTTCGGCAACGGGTATCTCCAGTTCGGCGCAACTAAGAACGCAAGCGATGAGCCGGATTACACCGATCCGCACGGCGCCGTGTTCAAAGCGGCGCGCAAAGACGAACGTACCTGGTGCGCGGAGTTCTCGCTCCCGTTCGCCCTTTTCGATATCGATCCCGCAAAGGACGTGCGATGCGCTTTCAACATAACCGTGCGAAAGACCGCCGATGATCTCTGGCTCATGTGGGAAGGCACGCGCGGCAATTCGTTCAATGTCGACAATGCGGGAGTGCTGAATTTCAAATGA